In Longimicrobium sp., the genomic stretch GTAGCGCACGAAATCCTGGAAGATCACGCCCACCTGGTCGTGCAGCTCGCGCGGGTCGTACGCGGACAGCGGCTGTCCGTCGAGCAGGATCTCGCCGCGCGTGGGGTCGTACAGGCGCGTCATCAGCTTGGTGAGCGTCGTCTTCCCGGCGCCGTTCTCGCCCACCAGCGCCAGCCGCTCGCCCGGCGCGATGCGGAAGCCGATCCCCCGCAGCACCCACGACGGATCGTCGTCGGGCGGCGGCTCCGTCTCCTCGTCTTCATCCAGCGAAGCCATGGTCTCGGGATATCGGAACCACACGTCGCGGAACTCGAAGCCCTGTCGGATGGGGCGGGGGAAGGGGAGCGGCGACTCGGGGCGGGCGATGGTGGGGCGCAGGCCGAAGAAGACGAACAGGTCGTCGAGATACAGCGCCTGCTCATACAGGTCGCTGAACGACAGCAGCATGCGCTGGATCACGTCGCGCGAGCGCGAGAACGATCCGGCGAGCAGCGTCAGGTCGCCCACGGTGATGCGGCGCTGGATGGTGCGGACGACGATGGCAGCGTACGCCGCGTAGTAGCCCAGCGTGGAGATCAGCGACAGCCCCGTGCTCACGAGGTTGCGGCGAATGGCCAAGCGCCGGTTGGCGTCGTAGAAGCGGTCCGACAGCTCGCGGTACTGCTCGATCAGCCAGCCGCTCAGGCCGAAGAGCTTCACCTCCTTCGCCGTCTTGTCCGTGGCCGCCACGAAGCGGTAGTAGTCGAGCTTGCGGCGCTCCGGTGTCCACTGGTAGAGGAGCGAGTAGCCCAGCGCGGCGAAATGCGTCTCCCCCAGGAACGACGGGAGCACGGCCACGATCAGCAGCGCGAACAGCAGCGGCGAGAAGGCCAGCAGCGTGCCGGTGAGCGTGAGCAGCGTGACCGCGTCCTGCGCCAGCGACAGCAGCTGGTTGAGCAGGGCGATGCGCCCCACCGTCTGCCGGCGCGCGCGCTCCAGCCGGTCGTAGAAGTCGGGATCCTCGAAGTGCTGCAGGTCGAGCTCGGCGGCGTGCTCCATCAGCCGAACGCTCATGCGGTTGCTGAACAGGTCGCCCAGCAGCGATTCCAGCAGCGTCCCCGTCCGCGCGGCGACCTCGCCGAGCGCCACGACGCCGAACTCCAGCCCGAGCAGCGTCGCCACGTGGCCCCAGCGCGGCTCGCCCGTGCGCGTCGACGCCACGACGGTGTCGACGATCAGCTTCCCCACCCAGAGCGTGGTGATGGGGATGAAGGCACGGAGGAGCCGGAGGGCGCAGATCCCCGCCACCATCCCGCGGTGCGTGCCCCACACCATGCGCAGGAAGGGCGGCAGGTTGCGCATCGCGCGCAGCCGCTCGCCCCAGCTGGGCGGCGTCTCCGTGATCGGCGAACGGGGGCGCTTGCCGATGTGCTGTCGTCGTTCGGCCATGCCCTGAGAGTAACCCTGCGGTCAACCGAGGGGACAGGGGACAGGAACTGCGGCCGCGTCAGAGGCGCATCGCCCGGAGACGTTCAGGTGAGCGGGGATCGCGGCGCTGGAGCCGCCCCTCTGGCTCCATCGCGCGCGTCGGGTGTACCTTTGCGCATCCCCCCGTCACACACACCTGATGCACGAATGCTGAACGCGCTCCCGAACGCCGCGGAGTCGGTCGATCTCCGCCTGCTGGACCGCCTGGTGGACGAGGTCGAGACCGTGTTCCGCGGCAAGCGCGAGACGGTGCGCCTGTCGCTGGCCGCGCTCCTGGCCCGCGGCCACGTGCTCTTCGAAGACATCCCCGGCGTGGGAAAGACGACGCTGGCGCGGGCGCTGACCGCCGCGCTGGGGCTGGAGTTCCGCCGCATCCAGTTCACCAGCGACCTGCTGCCCTCGGACGTGCTGGGCGTCTCCATCTACAACCCGCGCACGCACGACTTCGAGACGCGCCCGGGCCCCATCTTCACCAACGTGGTGCTGGCCGACGAGATCAACCGCGCCCCGCCGCGCACGCAGAGCGGGCTGCTCGAGGCCATGCAGGAGGGGCGCGTGACCATCGACGAGCGGAGCTACGACCTCCCCCGCCCGTTCCTGGTGATGGCCACGCAGAACCCGCTGGAGCAGCACGGCACCTATCCGCTCCCCGAAAGCCAGCTCGACCGCTTCCTGATGCGCGTGTCGATCGGCTACCCCGACGCGGACGAGGAGCGGAGCGTGCTGCTGCAGTCGGTGGGCGTGGACGATCCCGTCGAGCGCGTGCGCGCGGTGCTCGATGCCGGGCAGGTGCTGGCGCTGCAGGAGCGGGTGGAGCGGGTGCACGCCGATCCGTCCATCGTCGACGACCTGATGGCCGTGGTGCAGGCCACCCGCCGCGAGCCGCGGCTGCGCGCCGGCGCCAGCACGCGCGCCGCCATCGGCCTGTTCCGCGCCGCGCGGGCGTGGGCGCTGGTGGACGGGCGCGACTTCCTCGCCCCCGACGACGTGCGGCGGCTGGTGGTGCCCTGCCTGGCGCACCGCCTCCTCCCCCTCGGCGCGTCGTCGCCCACGGGCGAGGCCTACGAGGAGTCGGTGGCGGTGCTGGAGGGGATCATGGACGCGCTGCCCGTGCCGGTCTGATCGGACGGCAGGGAGATGGTGATTCCGCGCGTCATCCGGGATCGTCGCGGGCGATGACGTCGAAGACGACGCCGAACGGGTCGCGCACGTACATCTCCCCCGGCGCGTGCGGGCCGATGGGAACGAGCGCGCACCCGGCCGCTTTCAGCACATCGAGCGCGGCTCGCCGGTCGGCGACGTCGAAGGAGGGGACGACGCGGTCGTGCGTCGGGGCGGGATCGCGGAGGAGGTAGAGCCGCAGCGCGCCGTTCGCCAGCGAGATGCAGTCCGGCGAGCGGTCGATCACCTCGCATCCCAGGACGCTGACGTAAAACGCCTCCGCGGCCGCGGGATCGGCGACGTGCAGCGCCAGCTCGTTGTTCGCGCGGAAAGTGGGGCGATGGGGATCGGTCATCGGATCTCCACCCTGCTGTTGTCCTGACGAAGAAGCCACCCTGCTGCAAGCTAGAGCGAAGCTCGTGTCCCTCACCAGCGTTCCGGCGAAGCCGCGGCTGTCGCGACGCGCAGCCAGCCTCCGCCGCTGGTTCCGCCCGCCGCGCCGGCTGCGCTTCTCGCGCGCCGGCGCGCTGTTCACGATGGGAACACTCCTGCTCGGCATCGCCGCCATCGGCACGGGGAACAACCTGCTGTACCTCGTCCTCGGGGCCATGCTCGGCTTCATCACCCTGAGCGGCTGGCTGAGCGAGCAGATGATCCGCCGCGTCGAGGTCTCCCGCCGGCCGCCGCGCGGGATCACCGCCGGGTATCCCGCGCGCATCGCCTACGACGTCCGCAACGCCAAGCGCCGCCTCCCTTCGCTGGCCGTGGAGGTCGGCGAGGCGTCGCTCCCCGGCCGGGCGTGGGTAGCCGCCGTGGAGCCGGGAGAGACGGCGGCCGCGCGCGCCGAGGTCGCCTTCACCACGCGCGGCGTCTTCCCGCTGGAAACGGTGACGCTGGCCACCTCGTTCCCCTTCGGCCTGTTCCGCAAGGAGCGCGACGTGGAGATCCCCG encodes the following:
- a CDS encoding ABC transporter ATP-binding protein, which translates into the protein MAERRQHIGKRPRSPITETPPSWGERLRAMRNLPPFLRMVWGTHRGMVAGICALRLLRAFIPITTLWVGKLIVDTVVASTRTGEPRWGHVATLLGLEFGVVALGEVAARTGTLLESLLGDLFSNRMSVRLMEHAAELDLQHFEDPDFYDRLERARRQTVGRIALLNQLLSLAQDAVTLLTLTGTLLAFSPLLFALLIVAVLPSFLGETHFAALGYSLLYQWTPERRKLDYYRFVAATDKTAKEVKLFGLSGWLIEQYRELSDRFYDANRRLAIRRNLVSTGLSLISTLGYYAAYAAIVVRTIQRRITVGDLTLLAGSFSRSRDVIQRMLLSFSDLYEQALYLDDLFVFFGLRPTIARPESPLPFPRPIRQGFEFRDVWFRYPETMASLDEDEETEPPPDDDPSWVLRGIGFRIAPGERLALVGENGAGKTTLTKLMTRLYDPTRGEILLDGQPLSAYDPRELHDQVGVIFQDFVRYDMVAEENIAVGRIAALGTDGGSVREQIEEAARRSLAADVIEGLPLRYQTMLGRRFEGGVDLSGGQWQKVALGRAYMRDAQLLILDEPTAALDARAEYEVFRRFSELTEGKMAILISHRFSTVRMADRILVLEHGRVVERGTHEELVALGGRYAELFALQAAGYR
- a CDS encoding MoxR family ATPase, which translates into the protein MLNALPNAAESVDLRLLDRLVDEVETVFRGKRETVRLSLAALLARGHVLFEDIPGVGKTTLARALTAALGLEFRRIQFTSDLLPSDVLGVSIYNPRTHDFETRPGPIFTNVVLADEINRAPPRTQSGLLEAMQEGRVTIDERSYDLPRPFLVMATQNPLEQHGTYPLPESQLDRFLMRVSIGYPDADEERSVLLQSVGVDDPVERVRAVLDAGQVLALQERVERVHADPSIVDDLMAVVQATRREPRLRAGASTRAAIGLFRAARAWALVDGRDFLAPDDVRRLVVPCLAHRLLPLGASSPTGEAYEESVAVLEGIMDALPVPV
- a CDS encoding VOC family protein encodes the protein MTDPHRPTFRANNELALHVADPAAAEAFYVSVLGCEVIDRSPDCISLANGALRLYLLRDPAPTHDRVVPSFDVADRRAALDVLKAAGCALVPIGPHAPGEMYVRDPFGVVFDVIARDDPG